The sequence AACGGGTCCTGATTCTACCTTTGAAAATCTGAAAGCTGAATTGAGAAAGTTTGGTTATGAAATAAAGGATATCAAATATGTATTTATCACCCATATACATCTGGATCACTCTGGAGCCGCATTCAGATTCGCAAATGAAGGTGCAAAGATATACGTTCACCCAAATGGCAAGAGACATCTCGTGAACCCTGAAAAACTTATAAGATCAGCCACAATGGTTTATAAAGAGAGAACTTATGAACTCTGGGGAGATACCCTCCCTATTGACGAAGAAAAGGTAATTGAGACCTCAGATGGGCAAATTATAACTATAGGCGATATCCAGGTTAGAGTATTAGACTCTCCAGGACATGCAAAACATCACAACGTTTATTTAATTGACGATCACCTGTTTACGGGTGATACCGGAGGAGTAAGAATAGGCAATGGCCCTATTATGCCAGCAGTCCCACCTCCTGACATAGACATCCCCATCTGGTTAAAAACTATAGAGAAAATGAAAAGTTATAATGCTACTTATATATGTCCATCCCACTTCGGCTGCTTCAGCGATGTTGAA comes from Thermodesulfobium acidiphilum and encodes:
- a CDS encoding MBL fold metallo-hydrolase; the encoded protein is MRIHTLDLNFLNSKQVLSSYLVESDPPFLVETGPDSTFENLKAELRKFGYEIKDIKYVFITHIHLDHSGAAFRFANEGAKIYVHPNGKRHLVNPEKLIRSATMVYKERTYELWGDTLPIDEEKVIETSDGQIITIGDIQVRVLDSPGHAKHHNVYLIDDHLFTGDTGGVRIGNGPIMPAVPPPDIDIPIWLKTIEKMKSYNATYICPSHFGCFSDVEYHLETLRKNLIKYDEFIKKQIKFSDDYNTLFPIFKEYVDSFFTDKKVRDFYQFANPDEMNLAGLIRYAKVNKFDVE